GGGTATAACGCTAGCGCTGAACTTGATAGACGACAACAAGAGGGTAGTTGAGGTAGGGTTGGGAGAAAGGGACTTCTACGTTGACGTGGAGTCCGAGAGCTCCATGAGCCTAGAGGAGGCAAAGAAGTACGCTGTTTTTAAGCAGAGCGAAGTGAAGATGGAGGGGAACTCCTTTTCATATAAGGGGCAGTCAGTAGTTGTTGCCTCTGACGCAAAGCCAGAGGGGAACCCGAGGTACTTTGAGATCCTGAACATCTCAGTCCACCACCCTTCCGCGGAAAAGCAGTACGTTAGGATAAGGGGCGTGGCGTTCGAAACCGAGGAACAGCTGAAGGACTACTTAGGCTGGCTGGAGAGGGCCTCCGAGACCGACCACAGGATAATCGGCGAAAAGATGGACCTCTTCAGCTTCCACGAGGAAGCGGGGCCTGGCCTAGTCCTTTACCACCCCAAGGGACAACTAATTAGGAACGAGCTGATCCAGTATATGAGGGAGATAAACGACTCCATGGGCTACCAGGAGGTCTACACCAGCCACGTGTACAGGACGGTGCTGTGGAAGATAAGCGGGCACTACGAGATGTACAAGGACAAGATGCTCATCTTTACCCACGAGGACGACGAGCTGGGGATAAAGCCAATGAACTGCCCAGCCCACATCTTGATATACAAGTCAAAGGCGAGGAGCTACAGGGACTTGCCAATAAGGTTCTCGGAGTTCGGCAACGTCTACAGGTGGGAAAAGAAGGGGGAGCTCTACGGCCTACTGAGGATAAGGGGGTTCACTCAAGACGACGGGCACATCTTCCTGAGTGAGGACCAGCTAAAGGACGAGATAAAGACTCTGGTGAAGAAGACCCTAGAGGTCTTGGAGAAACTGGGATTCAAGGGAGAGGACGTTAGGATAAACTTGAGCACGAGGCCAGACGAGAGCATAGGCTCTGACGAGCTCTGGGAAAAGGCAACCAAGAGCCTAGTTGACGCGTTGAACGAGCTCGGGATTAAGTACGTGGTCAAGGAGAAGGAGGGGGCCTTTTACGGACCAAAGATAGACTTTGACATAAGGGACAGCCTAGGGAGGTGGTGGCAACTATCGACAATCCAAGTCGACTTCAACCTGCCTGAAAGGTTCAAGTTGGAGTACAAGGACAAGGACGGCAAACTGAAGAGGCCAGTGATGGTACACAGGGCGATATATGGCTCCTTGGAGAGAATCATGGCCATCCTGCTGGAGCACTACAGGGGGAAGTTGCCAACTTGGCTGAGCCCAGTGCAGGTAAGGGTGTTGCCAATAAACGAGGAGGTGAGAGGTTACGCTGAGACCATAGCCAACAAGCTCAAATCCCTCAGGGTTAGGGTCGAAGTGGACGTGGAGGACACCCTGTCAAAGAGGATAAAGAGAGCTTACGACGACGGGGTTCCCTACATACTGGTGGTGGGGAAGAGAGAAATGGCAGAGGGCAAGGTCACCGTGAGGGCTAGGGGCAACGTAGAGGTAAGGGGAGTGGACGTAGAGAGGTTTACCTCCGAGCTCCTCAAGGAGGTATTAAATAGGAGCCCCACCAATACAGCTATTGAGAGCCTCAAATGATAGTTTACGGAATCTACAAGAGTTTTTTGGGCCCAATTACCGTAGCTAGGGACGAGAAGGGCTTCATGATGTTGGACTTCTGCGACTGTGCCGAGAGGGAGTTGCTGGACAACTCCGCCTTCGCCGACTTCTTCCACAAGCTGGACAAGTACTTCGAGGGGAAGGAGGTAGACCTAAGGGAACCTTTATCCCTAAGGGTCAACGAGTTTAGGCTTAGGGTGTTCAAGGAGGTCATGAAGGTGCCGTGGGGCAAGACTAAGACGTACAAGGAGATAGCGGAGGCTATTGGTTCGTCGCCTAGAGCTGTTGGAGTTGCCCTGTCAAAGAACCCCGTCCTCTTGATCATACCCTGCCACAGGATCGTGAGCGAGAACGGCATAGGGGGGTATTCAAGGGGAGTTGAAATAAAGAGGAAATTACTAGAACTAGAGGGTATAAAATATTCCGAAAACATTTAAAATATTCTACGACAGAGAATTTATCCTGTGAAAGCCATAATCCTAGCAGGCGGCTTCGGGAAGAGGTTAAGGCCCCTCACCGACGATAAGCCCAAGCCCATGGTGGAGATAGCCGGGAGGCCGATAATCGAGTGGCAGGTGACTTGGCTCAAGAGCATGGGGGTCAGAACGTTCGTCATTTCCGAGGGCTACAAGAAGGAGACGCTGATCAACTGGCTCACCGAGAACGAGGGGAGGCTAGGGGTTAGGTTTATTCACGTGGTAGAGAACGAGCCCCTCGGTACTGGGGGTGCAGTGAAGAAGGCCATGGAAGTGATAGACGACGAGTTCGTGGTGGTAAACGGGGACATAATAACCAACATAGACGTTAGGAGGCTGAACGTGGGCGAGTGCATAGCTACCATATCCCTAGTCCCCCTCAGGAGCCCATATGGCGTAGTTCAGACGAACGACGGAAAGGTAGTGAAGTTCGTGGAAAAACCAGTGTTAAAGGAGTTCTGGATTAACGCTGGAGTCTACTTGTTTTCGCCAAAAATACTGGAGTACCTTCCGGAGAAGGGAGACATGGAGAAAACCACCTTCCCCAAGCTTGCGGAGAGAGGCCTACTGTGCGGTAAGAAGTTCGAGGACGTGTACTGGAGGTCAATAGACTCAATAAAAGACGTAGAGGAAGCCTCGGCAGAGGTAGGCCAGCTGTTCAACTTCGCTCAACAAGGATGACCTCTCCCTCCTCCCCTAACCACTCCCTTAATACCGCGTCTAGCCCTTTCCTTTTTATTTCCTTGAGCAACAGCTTGTAGTTGTCGTCCAACAACTCTCCGCAGTCCTCCGGCATCCTTTCCTTCAGTATTTCAATTAACACTGCGAACAGCCTTACCTCGTCCATGTGAGGCGTGGGGCTTATAAGCACATGAGGGTCGGCAAAAAGTTTTCCGGAAAATGACGCTAAAATTTTAAATGCCATCCCTTTACTAGTTATAAAGTGCCGCGGTAGCTCAGCCTGGCTAGAGCGTTGCCCTGGTATTTGAGTACCGGGGAGGCAAAGGTCCCGGGTTCAAATCCCGGCCGCGGCTCCTCCTTTTGGGAAAACCTTCTTAAACTTACGCGGTGTTCTAGAGTAAATGATCGCCCTGGTCACTGGAGCTTCAAAGGGAATAGGGAAGAGCGTTGCTTTAAGGCTCAAAAAGCTCGGGTACACCGTGGTCGCGGTTTCCAGGACTCCTCCTGAGATGGGCGACGTGAAATACGTGGCAGACGTCTCCAACAAGGACGAGGTCAAGAAAATAGTTGAGGAGACCTTGGAGAAGTTCTCTGCAATAGACGTGCTAGTGAACAACGCCGGCTTTGGAGTCTACGGCTCCTTCCACGAGACCCCGCTAGAAGAGGAGGAGTACATGGTGAAAACCAATCTCCTCGGGCCAATCTACTTCACCAAGTTTGTCCTGCCTTCCATGATCTCTAAGAGGAGGGGCAACATAGTCAACATAGTCTCTGAGGCAGCCTACGTCTCGTCTCCTAAACTCCTCGTGTACTCCGCTACGAAGGCAGGACTGGCTAGCTTAACAAACGGCCTTTGGGCCGAGGCGAGGAAGTTCAACGTAAAGGTCTCAGGAATTTACCCTGGGCCCGTAAAGACCAACTTCTCCTCCCATCCCTCGTTCAAGGGAGTGAAGAACTCCTTCGATAAGTTCGCCGTTGAGCCAGAGAAGGTGGCGGACGCCGTGGTAAAGGCGATAAAGACGGGTAAGAGGGAAATTTATGTGCCCTCTAAGTTATTACTTGACCCGTATTTTCTGAAATTCTCTAACCTTTTCCAGTCTATTACATATAGGATTGTAAGTAAATGGTTTAGCTAGAAATAAATCTTTTTAAGGATATTTACCTTTGGAAATATTTTTAAACCATAATATGTATATTAGATTAGATCCACATGAATAGGACAACTCTTGTAGGAATAACTGTAGTAGTAATAATAATTGTTGGAGTTGCAGTATATTTGTTGATCCCAAAGAGCCACACCACTACTACAACTAGCCCAACCGCCACTCCGACCAGCTCAACTACCATCACCCCGAGCTCTGAAACTCCGATCTCCGTGTGGGTAGCGGACGCGTATACGGCAGAGGCTGAGACCTTGCTTAACGCCTTCCGCAACTCGACTGGAATCCCAATACTGATGGCAAAAGGTGGAGGATCCTTTGGGCTCGCTCGCGAAATAGAGACAGAGGGATCAAGTGCTGGAGTGACCGTATTTATGCCGGTAGCGTTAAGCGCAGCGACGACAGACCTAGGCCAATACAACTCCGGGTGGGCAATAGCCTTCGTAGCAGACCAGCTATCGATCGCGTATACTAATGCAAGCATAAACAACCAGTACGCCAAGGAGGCCTTAACGGACGCCCAGAACGGGAACTGGTCAGGGTTCTTCACCATCTTAACAAGTGGTAAAGTCAAGGTAGGCATTTCTGACCCCAACACAGACCCAGCCGGTTGCAGGGCGTGGATAGTGCTGGAGATAGCGGGTTACTTGTACCAGCACAACATGTCCTACTACTACGACAGGATGCTGGATAACCAAGGTAACGTTACAGCTTCAAACGCTGCGGAACTCGTCCCAGACCTAACCGCAGGCAACATAAACTTCCTCTTCATTTACAAATCCGCAGCAATTGCCAAGCACCTAGGATACGTCCAGCTTCCCGACCAGCTGAACCTAGGAGACCCCGCTTACGCTAACTTCTACTACAACTTCACCTACAAGCTCGCCACAGGGATAGCCCACGGCTCCCCCATCTACTTGTACATCACTGTACCTAAGGCGACCAACAACTACAACGAGGCCATCCAGTTCGTGATCTTCGTGGTAGAGCACTCCAACATACTATCACAGTACGGGCTGGCCCCCTTGAAGCCTGCCTTCCTGTTCAACACTACCGCAGTCCCACCACAGATAGCCCAATTAATCTCAGAGGGATACTTACAAGTGGCGAACTCTTCATGAGGGTACTAAAGGCAATAGGGATTTTTTTAGCCCTCCTCCTATCCCTTCCCGTACTAGTCCTAGTATACATGGGCTTTTTCGTTTTCAATTCACCACAAGCTTACTCCTCAACCTTCTTGAATAGCGTTCTCCTCACGGTCACCTCTTCTGCCACTGCAGTCGCAGTGGACTTCGCCCTCTTCACCCTGCTCTCCTACTACCTCTCCAGGAACAGGGATCTCATCGCCGACTCCCTAGCTGACGTCCCTGCATCAATACCCCACCCCATCGTAGGGGTTGCCTTAGTGTTCTTGGACAGCCCCTACACCCCAATAGGGGACTTCCTGAGAAGCTTGGGGATAAACTTCTTCGACACATACCTAGGGTTGACATCGGCGTTGGTGGTGGTCTCAGCGCCCATCTACATTAAGAGCTTGAAGAGCTTCTTCGACTCCCTCCCCAGATCATACGAGAATTACGCGAGGAGCCTTGGGGCTGGAGAGCTCAGGACTTTCTTTTCCGTCGTGTTCCCAATGTCATATAAGGGGATCGTGACGTCCCTCCTCGTTGCCATGTCTAGGGCCATGAGCGAGTTCGGTTCCATCGCCATCATATCGTACTACGTGTTGGGAGGGCCATTTAACGGCGTTACCCCTGCGCCCATCCAGATATACGAGTACTTTGGTTATTACGGCCCAGGGGTAGCGGTGACCGCCTCGGCGATAATGATCGTAATAGGCATAGCTGTCCTAGCGACAGTAAGGGTAGTACAGTACAAGTTAGGTGGGGCCGCCGGGATTTGAACCCGGGACCACCAGCGTTCTGGTGGTTAGGGAACTTATCCCCAGGCTGGCATCCTAGTCCATGCTAGACTACGGCCCCCCACATTTAGACAGATATCCTTGCATTTAAAAGTTATGATAGCCATAATATAATTACTTTCGGTTAACTCTCCCCCCATATAAGCCTTGGTAAGGAAAATAATATCGGAAGGGTAATACGTATAGTATATATTAAAGCATTGGACTGGAAAAGCAATAAATAGGTGGTTAGAAATTCCCGTTGTATACAAGTGTAAAAATTGCGGATATGAACTCTACAGGTTCGAGAAGGTGGGTCAAGACTTTTACGGAGTTAGGACTCCGTCGGAAATTAAATCCATTTACGGAGGTAGGTGCCCCAAGTGCGGACATCAGCTCTCTACCCCGACTATGCAGGAAATAAGGATCGCCTTGAGGAAGAAGGTAGCAGTTCTGTCAAGGTAGAGAGGACTTTCCTTAGATCCCTCCCTTTCTTGTACTCCCTTGCTAGTTCGTACAACTTGAAGGCAGAAAGGACTTTAGTTACGTTGTTCGGGTTTTCCTTGACTTGGGAGGAGTCGTAGTCTATTATGTAAGTCCTCTCCCCAGTGACTAGAACGTTCCTCCACGGCCTGGACAGCTCTAAGTGTTCTATTTTTACCTCCTCCAGATACCTTGCCCTAGCTAAGAGGTCTGGCAGAACTCCAAAGTCCTTCGGCGTCAGAGTTCTGCCCCTTACGTACTCCATAACAATGAAATTTCTCCCGTAAAGGTATACCTTTGGGGAGGAGGGATATGCCATCTCCTGTATCCTTGCCTCCAGCTCCAAGCCCTCCTTGGGAGAGTCTGCGCGCTTGATCTTTACTGCCTTGTCCCTGTCTAGGAGCACTACAACTCCTGTCTTCCCTTTGCCCAATACCTTAAGCTTCCCGTACTGTACTCCGCCGAAGGAGTAGGCGTGGGTTATGCCGTTTTCCACTAACTCTTTGTATATTCCCTCGTCGAACCTAGGGTATATAAACGCCCTTATTTCAACCAAGTTGGGGTCTTTTTCAAAAACCTCCTCAGGCAAGGCTCCTCTGGCTCCTCTTCCAACCAGTACTGCTCTATCCTATGTTTATACTTTAACGTGAGCGAGGCTTTAACTATTTCCTCCGGTAACGCGTCCTTCCTCTCCTTTACGGAGTAGAGCTTACCGTCCTCGCCTACCCAGACGTTTTCGTTCTTTTCCACGAAGTCCTCCACAGAGCTTATTAGGTAAAAGGAGGGGCCCTGGTTTAGCTTGTATTTGCCCACGTAGCGCGACTCAAGTTGCACGGCTATTGTCACAACGCTGGAGTCGCCATAGCCTTTAACGTCAATTACCCTGTAGCCCTTAGCCTTGAGCTCATTTCTTATCCTCTCAATGCTCCTGTAGACCTGTCCCCAGAGCACGTCCTCCACGCCCTTCTCCTCTATGTACACCTTCGTGACCAATACGTCTCCCATTAGCCTAGCGTCCTTTACCTCCGGTGGGAAGAAGAAGCTGATGGAGGGGTCCTTAAGGAAGAAGTGGCTGGCTATGACGAATGTAGCTAGGCTCTTGAGGGAAACCGCTGCTGCCGCGTTCCTCCTAGGGTCAACGGGGTCTGGGATTATTACCGGGGAGTCAAATTCCTTCTTGGGCTTCACAAGCTCTACCTTGACTGGGTTCCTCCACTTCCTAGCCTCCTCCAGGACTCTCACAAAGGTACCGTACTTTACCACGAGCAACTCGCTGACGTAACCTGAGAAACCCTGAACCTTTATCTCCGCTCCATACACCCCTATCCCCTTCAAAAACCTCTTGAGGAGCCTCACCTCGTCCTTTTGCTCATCTGATAAGTGGGACAGCACGTACTCCGTGTGGAACGGCGTCCTGTCAACTGCCGTCAACGCCTCTTCCCCGCTCTCCACCTTTAGCCCGGGAACGACGTCGACTTCAACCCCCTCCACCCTGGTTATTAGGTATGGGTGCTCAGCGTAGGCCATGTCCACTTCCAGTCCCTTAAGCCTCTCCAACAACAGCTTTAGGGCCTCAGTCCTCAAGTACTCCTTACCCACTTCCTTGGGGAAGAAGACGAACACGTCTACGTCAGCGTCCCCTTTCAGCCAGGTTCCCTTCCTAAAGGAGCCGTGGACTTGCGCGTCGAGTCCCTTAAGTCTCTCCAGCACCACGTTGAGGGACTGCCCTATCTTGTGTTCATCCTCCTCAGTGGGCTTTACCCTCGAGAGGACTTCCCTAAGCACCTGGTTTAGCTGAGTGGAGTTGCTCATAAATGGGTCCCCTGGGGGTCAAAGTACTCTTAAAGAGGGTAATCTCCCTTACCTCCATTTCCCCCACAATTATGTCGGCGTTCTTCGTGATGAACTCGCTCAACTTGGGCAAATTCCTGGGCCCCTTTACCCTCCCTAAGGTCACGTGGGGGAGGAACTCGTTGTCGTTCTCTGGCCTAACTCCAACCTTCTTGAGGTTCTGGACCAGCTGATCTCTGATCTCCTTCATCTGGTTAAACCCCTTCTCTATCCCGACCCAGACTACCCTTGGCCTAGAGAGGCTGGGAAAAGCGCCCATTCCCCTTAAAGTGACGTTAAACTTGTTGAACTTCACGCCGTCCATGGCCCTCTTTATCGTCTCGACCCTAGAGTCCTCCACTTCCCCCAAGAAGGCAAGCGTTACGTGCACGTTCTCCGGCTCGACGAGCTTCACGTCAGCTCCAATGAGTCTTAAGTCCTCGAGGAGGGAAAGTATTGTTGGAACGCCTTCAATTTTAATTGCTATAAACAACCTCATACTTTTAAACCTCTATTCACAAGATTTGGGTGGTCAATAATTAAAGTAATTCTTATTACTGGAATGCCAGGCTCCGGAAAGACGGAATTCGCAAAGATGTTGAAAGAGAAGGGCTTCCAAGTGATCTCCATGGGCGACGTGCTCAGGAAAAGGTACGAAAAGGAGGCGAGGCACGGCGAAAAGCTAATGGACTTCGCCAAGAGGATAAGGGAGATCTACGGTGAGGGAGTTGTGGCGAGGCTGAGCGTAGAGGAAGTCCCTCCCTCAGCCAAGCTAGTTGCCTTTGAGGGGGTCAGAAGCTTGTACGAGGTGGAGGAGTTCAAGAGGCTGGGAGAACCGCTGATTGTGGCCATCCACTCCCCTCCTCAACTTAGGTACTCCAGAATGATGAGCAGGATGAGACAGGACGACTCCAAGGACGTCCAAGAGTTGAGGAGAAGGGATCTCGACGAAATAAAGTTGGGTATAGGGGGAGTCATAGCTATGGCGGACTACGTAGTACTCAACGACTCGTCGATCGAGGAGTTTAAGAGGAGGTCGGAAGAAATTATACAAAGGATATTAAGATGACTAGAGTAACTTTCGTGGCTGAGGTTAGACCCTCTGAGGACGAGGACAAGGTAAAGATAGCGATAATGAACTTCTTCGACTTCGAGAGCATACGCGTTGAGGAAAAACCACTCGGTAAAGTGATTTTTGCTGAGGCCAATTCCCTTAGTAGCTTGAAGAAGATGCACAGAGTACTTAGGGAGGAGAGGATACTCGACGCTGCAAGGAAGTACTTGAAGAGGGGGATCCAAGGTAAGAAGATAACCTTCATGATACACAAACAAGCTGCAAGCGTCGGGGTTCTGTCATTTGTAGACGACGAGAGGGAGTCGCCTTTAGGGCCCATTGAAGTGACGATCGAATACGAGAACCCCGAGGAGGTAGTGGACTGGCTTGCCCCCAAGACTGCTAGGGGAAGGCCCCTCTGGGAAAACCCTATCCCTGACGAAGTACGTAATAGGAGAGGTCCTTAGGCGCGAAGGACCACTTAAACGTCTTCCTAGCTACCCTTTCCAGCTCCTCGTTGTCCTCGTACCTCCCGCTTATGTGCACTAGGGCTAGCCTCTTTACCTCAGCCCTTTTTGCGACCTCTGCCGCGACCGAGACGGTGGAGTGCCCATACTCCTCAGCATTTACGTCGTCCAAGAACGTCGAGTCGTGAAGGAGAAGGTCTGCCCCCTTGACCGCCTCAACTACCTTGTCAGAGTAAGACGTATCCCCCGTGTAGGCTACCTTCAGGCCCCTCCTCTTGATTAAGTAGTCCTCAGGCTTTAACACCCTGTCGCCTAACTTTACCTCCTTCCCCTCCTTCAGTTGTCTTATCACCCTCCAGTCCCTTATCCCTTCTCTCTCAAGCCTCTCCTTGTCTACGTTAACCCTTTCCTTTTCCTCTAGGATGTACCCTTGGGAGGGGACTACGTGCCTAGTAGGGAAAGGAGTGAGCCTCACCTCCTGGTCTTCGTACTCGCTGACGTAC
The Candidatus Aramenus sp. CH1 DNA segment above includes these coding regions:
- the thrS gene encoding threonine--tRNA ligase encodes the protein MSLEHYKGLWLKGGITLALNLIDDNKRVVEVGLGERDFYVDVESESSMSLEEAKKYAVFKQSEVKMEGNSFSYKGQSVVVASDAKPEGNPRYFEILNISVHHPSAEKQYVRIRGVAFETEEQLKDYLGWLERASETDHRIIGEKMDLFSFHEEAGPGLVLYHPKGQLIRNELIQYMREINDSMGYQEVYTSHVYRTVLWKISGHYEMYKDKMLIFTHEDDELGIKPMNCPAHILIYKSKARSYRDLPIRFSEFGNVYRWEKKGELYGLLRIRGFTQDDGHIFLSEDQLKDEIKTLVKKTLEVLEKLGFKGEDVRINLSTRPDESIGSDELWEKATKSLVDALNELGIKYVVKEKEGAFYGPKIDFDIRDSLGRWWQLSTIQVDFNLPERFKLEYKDKDGKLKRPVMVHRAIYGSLERIMAILLEHYRGKLPTWLSPVQVRVLPINEEVRGYAETIANKLKSLRVRVEVDVEDTLSKRIKRAYDDGVPYILVVGKREMAEGKVTVRARGNVEVRGVDVERFTSELLKEVLNRSPTNTAIESLK
- a CDS encoding methylated-DNA--[protein]-cysteine S-methyltransferase, which gives rise to MIVYGIYKSFLGPITVARDEKGFMMLDFCDCAERELLDNSAFADFFHKLDKYFEGKEVDLREPLSLRVNEFRLRVFKEVMKVPWGKTKTYKEIAEAIGSSPRAVGVALSKNPVLLIIPCHRIVSENGIGGYSRGVEIKRKLLELEGIKYSENI
- a CDS encoding nucleotidyltransferase family protein, producing MYPVKAIILAGGFGKRLRPLTDDKPKPMVEIAGRPIIEWQVTWLKSMGVRTFVISEGYKKETLINWLTENEGRLGVRFIHVVENEPLGTGGAVKKAMEVIDDEFVVVNGDIITNIDVRRLNVGECIATISLVPLRSPYGVVQTNDGKVVKFVEKPVLKEFWINAGVYLFSPKILEYLPEKGDMEKTTFPKLAERGLLCGKKFEDVYWRSIDSIKDVEEASAEVGQLFNFAQQG
- a CDS encoding SDR family oxidoreductase, which encodes MIALVTGASKGIGKSVALRLKKLGYTVVAVSRTPPEMGDVKYVADVSNKDEVKKIVEETLEKFSAIDVLVNNAGFGVYGSFHETPLEEEEYMVKTNLLGPIYFTKFVLPSMISKRRGNIVNIVSEAAYVSSPKLLVYSATKAGLASLTNGLWAEARKFNVKVSGIYPGPVKTNFSSHPSFKGVKNSFDKFAVEPEKVADAVVKAIKTGKREIYVPSKLLLDPYFLKFSNLFQSITYRIVSKWFS
- a CDS encoding extracellular solute-binding protein; the protein is MNRTTLVGITVVVIIIVGVAVYLLIPKSHTTTTTSPTATPTSSTTITPSSETPISVWVADAYTAEAETLLNAFRNSTGIPILMAKGGGSFGLAREIETEGSSAGVTVFMPVALSAATTDLGQYNSGWAIAFVADQLSIAYTNASINNQYAKEALTDAQNGNWSGFFTILTSGKVKVGISDPNTDPAGCRAWIVLEIAGYLYQHNMSYYYDRMLDNQGNVTASNAAELVPDLTAGNINFLFIYKSAAIAKHLGYVQLPDQLNLGDPAYANFYYNFTYKLATGIAHGSPIYLYITVPKATNNYNEAIQFVIFVVEHSNILSQYGLAPLKPAFLFNTTAVPPQIAQLISEGYLQVANSS
- a CDS encoding ABC transporter permease; translation: MGFFVFNSPQAYSSTFLNSVLLTVTSSATAVAVDFALFTLLSYYLSRNRDLIADSLADVPASIPHPIVGVALVFLDSPYTPIGDFLRSLGINFFDTYLGLTSALVVVSAPIYIKSLKSFFDSLPRSYENYARSLGAGELRTFFSVVFPMSYKGIVTSLLVAMSRAMSEFGSIAIISYYVLGGPFNGVTPAPIQIYEYFGYYGPGVAVTASAIMIVIGIAVLATVRVVQYKLGGAAGI
- a CDS encoding serine/threonine protein kinase, with protein sequence MPEEVFEKDPNLVEIRAFIYPRFDEGIYKELVENGITHAYSFGGVQYGKLKVLGKGKTGVVVLLDRDKAVKIKRADSPKEGLELEARIQEMAYPSSPKVYLYGRNFIVMEYVRGRTLTPKDFGVLPDLLARARYLEEVKIEHLELSRPWRNVLVTGERTYIIDYDSSQVKENPNNVTKVLSAFKLYELAREYKKGRDLRKVLSTLTELLPSSSRRSLFPA
- a CDS encoding CCA tRNA nucleotidyltransferase; the encoded protein is MSNSTQLNQVLREVLSRVKPTEEDEHKIGQSLNVVLERLKGLDAQVHGSFRKGTWLKGDADVDVFVFFPKEVGKEYLRTEALKLLLERLKGLEVDMAYAEHPYLITRVEGVEVDVVPGLKVESGEEALTAVDRTPFHTEYVLSHLSDEQKDEVRLLKRFLKGIGVYGAEIKVQGFSGYVSELLVVKYGTFVRVLEEARKWRNPVKVELVKPKKEFDSPVIIPDPVDPRRNAAAAVSLKSLATFVIASHFFLKDPSISFFFPPEVKDARLMGDVLVTKVYIEEKGVEDVLWGQVYRSIERIRNELKAKGYRVIDVKGYGDSSVVTIAVQLESRYVGKYKLNQGPSFYLISSVEDFVEKNENVWVGEDGKLYSVKERKDALPEEIVKASLTLKYKHRIEQYWLEEEPEEPCLRRFLKKTPTWLK
- the thpR gene encoding RNA 2',3'-cyclic phosphodiesterase; its protein translation is MRLFIAIKIEGVPTILSLLEDLRLIGADVKLVEPENVHVTLAFLGEVEDSRVETIKRAMDGVKFNKFNVTLRGMGAFPSLSRPRVVWVGIEKGFNQMKEIRDQLVQNLKKVGVRPENDNEFLPHVTLGRVKGPRNLPKLSEFITKNADIIVGEMEVREITLFKSTLTPRGPIYEQLHSAKPGA
- a CDS encoding AAA family ATPase, with product MPGSGKTEFAKMLKEKGFQVISMGDVLRKRYEKEARHGEKLMDFAKRIREIYGEGVVARLSVEEVPPSAKLVAFEGVRSLYEVEEFKRLGEPLIVAIHSPPQLRYSRMMSRMRQDDSKDVQELRRRDLDEIKLGIGGVIAMADYVVLNDSSIEEFKRRSEEIIQRILR
- a CDS encoding ribonuclease Z, producing MIEIFFLGTGGGAPSKRRLPAYLFRRNAFNVLMDCGEGTQITMINHSLSIMAIKVVAITHMHADHVMGLPAMVQTMSMYNRNDKLYVMGPSKIQELLKATFELTHFYPTFKIEYVSEYEDQEVRLTPFPTRHVVPSQGYILEEKERVNVDKERLEREGIRDWRVIRQLKEGKEVKLGDRVLKPEDYLIKRRGLKVAYTGDTSYSDKVVEAVKGADLLLHDSTFLDDVNAEEYGHSTVSVAAEVAKRAEVKRLALVHISGRYEDNEELERVARKTFKWSFAPKDLSYYVLRQG